A single window of Bacillota bacterium DNA harbors:
- the yunB gene encoding sporulation protein YunB, protein MRYRGLRSVRLYLVVTSVLLGLLVHLIDVRLLPPLTAIAEMRAKMLATQAINEAIITKIADDVSYGTLISVHLDRAGRPAWAQVNTMEVNRIVASTTLRVQQFLERLEGTVVAIPLGQALGSPILANFGPRVQFTIIPVGAVNVEVADAFESAGINQTRHKIYLQVYATVQVVIPFVSQSVSVRSQLPIADVTYLGEVPQAVFNLPFPLHTGLGVPPSGERPPLPTNP, encoded by the coding sequence GTGCGCTACCGTGGCCTTCGTTCCGTTCGTCTATACTTAGTAGTGACCTCAGTTCTGCTGGGGCTACTCGTGCACCTTATTGACGTGCGGCTACTACCCCCACTCACCGCTATAGCTGAGATGCGTGCCAAGATGTTGGCCACACAAGCTATCAATGAGGCCATAATTACGAAAATCGCGGATGACGTTTCGTACGGCACTCTTATCTCGGTGCATCTCGACCGCGCTGGGCGGCCGGCATGGGCGCAAGTAAATACAATGGAAGTGAACCGTATTGTGGCCTCGACCACTTTGCGCGTGCAACAGTTTCTCGAGCGGTTGGAGGGGACTGTGGTTGCTATTCCCCTGGGGCAAGCTCTTGGTAGCCCCATATTGGCTAATTTTGGGCCACGCGTACAATTTACCATTATCCCGGTGGGAGCAGTGAACGTGGAGGTTGCCGACGCTTTTGAGTCTGCTGGCATCAATCAAACGAGGCACAAGATATACCTACAAGTTTACGCCACTGTTCAGGTGGTCATACCCTTCGTCAGTCAAAGTGTGAGCGTGCGCTCACAACTGCCGATAGCCGACGTCACCTACCTAGGGGAAGTGCCTCAGGCCGTGTTTAATCTGCCATTCCCACTCCACACAGGACTCGGCGTGCCGCCGTCTGGCGAGCGCCCACCACTCCCGACGAACCCCTAG